TTTTAACTGGCCGTTCGGCCCGTAGCAGTCGGGAAATAAGGCCCCCCCACCGTCTTGGAAAAGCGACTTCTCCAGGACCTCCACGGCGGCAAAGAAAGGCAGCGGGTAGGACAGCAGTGCCTTGGCCACCAGGAAAAGGTTAACCACTGCACGGATGGTGCCTGGCAGGTTATCTGTGATAACCTCCTTGGTGGCATCCGCCCAGGTTAGGTAGGCCACCAGTGCAAAGAGGCCTTTGAGGATGCAAGCGGAAATGTGGGTCCAGTCCATCATGCAGTGGAACTCGCTGGGCTTCTGCATGTTGCCCTCCAGGGAGGGGAGGAAGATCTGCGAGGTGTAGCTGAACACGATGATGCCGATGGAGATGGGGAACTTCTTGACGTCGATGTAGAACTTGACCTTCTCCCACGCCCAGTCCCGAGCCCGAGAAAGGCAGTAGGCGATGACTAGGACGTTGATGACGAAGTGGGCAAGAGTGCACAGAAGGCTGAACTTGGACACCGCCTTCAGGTTCTTGAGGAAGGCGCAGGGCAGCAAGGCAGCGGTGGCCACTACTGACCACGCCTTCTGCGAGATGGGAAAGCCCGGGAAGCTGTTGTACATTAGGTTGCCGCTCACCACCACGTACAGGATGCAAGTCATCACCAACTCGATGATCTGGGCCACGTTGACCACGTGACCGCCCAGCGCGGGGAACCGGGGTGCGCAGCACGCGTTGGCCACATCGACGTAAGAATCGCGTACGCGAACCTTTATGCCGTCCTCGTTCTCCTCGTAAAGACACGCGATGAGGATCTTGCCCGTATAGCAGCACACCACCGCGGCGAAGATGATGAGGAAGAGGCCCAGGTAGCCGCCGTGCAGGATGGCATAGGGGAGGCCGAGGACGAACATGCCCTGCGGACGAAACAAGCCCGGCTGAGCGGTCGCGGACCACGCGTGCTGGCAGGGCGGCCACGCACATTTGACTTAATCTGCACCCAATACGGTACAGGAAAAAAATAGCAGAAGAAGGATAATCACATGGAGGCGACGCTGTTAAAAATCAAACCGAGGACATTCCCGACGATACTAATTATTTTTCTACACGACGGACTCACTCGTTTCGATTCCTTCATTTTATTCTTAATGCTGCCGGTGCTGCAAAATTGTCTTTTTGAGCAGTTCAATATTACCTTGAATTCACAGATGAAAGGATTCAATTACACTCAATCCCCTTGCCATTATTATTTCATAATTCTAATAACAATGATGGAAATAATAGGCATTTGAATTAAATATCGTTTTTTATTGTGTGTGCTTATTGCGCTTTCTTTTGACCCATTTATACCTCTATTAAGTGACATTACGTAACATTTTTCATTATTCTATTATTCGTTCATGCTGATTGGCTGAGAGAAATCACGCAGCTTTATAGTAGTTGAACGTCCATTTATGTTACCAAATATGGTCATCgtttggggggggaaaactcacacacacgcacaaaattgGATTCATTTAGCGTTGCATCCAAAGCAAGCGAATGCGCCACTTCACGTTCGTGTATTTAACCGCAAGTGTAAAATGGTTCAAGGTGACTCCTGAAGGCCTGATCACGCGTGGGAGGGCCCTCTTTTTCCAAACACACGACTTACCTGAATGGCATTGGTGACGTTCCAGCCAGCCTCCCAAGATGTGATTTTGGGCTTGTCCTCATCCAGGGATCCCCCAGTTTTGAGGCCCTGGGGCTTGGGGCCAGTGCCATCCCTCTGGTAGTGACTGTCCCCATCCTCCAGGCCGCACTCTCCGCCCTCGTCGTCGCCCTGTAAGACATCCATTTGCATGCCCTGCCTGTAGTCGTAGTCCAGGTCGTCGCATTCGGCAAATCCCACGCCCTCTTCATCCGTAGCGGCCTGGAAGCCCAGGCGGGCGAACACACCGCTGACCTTGGCCTGGGACTTGTTGGAGACCGTGTGGGCCGCATTGGTCAGCTTGTTGGTGAGCTTGTGGCGGATCAGGTGAGCCATTTTCTCTGCTTGAAAGATTTAATCCAAAAAAAGGAGGGCCTCGGTTGAGAAGAAAAAGCAAGATTATTTTTAGTCTCTTTTGCGGGGGTTCAATGCTGTGGATGCTGCAAAGTCATGCCTGTCGTCCTCAAGTGCCAAAACCCGCACGCACTCAAAATCCTCAGCCGTTTCTCTTGGCTCGCTCTTCCATTGTCCAAATCCAGTTTAaaaaatcttttgagcaaacaaacaaaattccCAATAAAAAAATGTCCTCATTTGTACGAAAACGCCGTGGATTATTCAAATATATAATTAATTGCTTGTTGGTGCAGCGCTCCGATGTGTGACTGCATGCGTCGCGAGGGgacaaggaaagagagagagagagaaagagagagagagagagagagagagagagagagagagagagagagagagagagagagagagagagagagagagagagagagagagagagagagatcatgGTCAAGTGAGTCACGACAAATCGCGTggaaagtaaaaaagaaaaaaacccagaGCAAGTCTGGGATAACGCTATGACATTATTATATGGATATATAAATCAGTATGCAAAATTATATCAGCAAATTTATAATGTAATGTAAAGGTACAGACCGTATAATAAATATACATccattgcatcaatgtgcagttTCGTAAATGGATACGTAACCTGACAGCATTTGTAAAATATTGATATTTctatttaaatatgactgaacGGGTGccttctgattgctctctttaTTGCTCtttaatactactactactactactactactactactactactacaactactactaataataataataataataataatgataataataataataacaataataaatgcGTTTTGCCAGTTCATTCGTGTTTACTTTAATTAATGGTGCGCATCTTATAATAACTATATACATTTATGAGAACAGCTGTGTGCCATTGTGGAATGGCCACTAGGaatagttttaattttatttcctctgTAAAATTATAAAAGACATTTCAGTGCATTTTCCTTTTGggaatatttcttttttaagccAACGCGCCCCCATTTCAGTGCAATAATAAAGCAAAAAGCAAAGGCCTCCCCCAACGAGAGGTTTGCTCATGCATGCGTGCACTCTGCAAATTTGCTCATTTAAACATCCAGGTTGCTGATGAGCAGCATGCAAGCAGCAGGCTGCGAGGATGCAACTCGTTGCTGATATGATGAACATGCCTGCATGCCGCACATGGCCcgcagcaagcaagcaagcaagcaccgTGGACAGCGCCAACCCATCCATATGGACGCACACGGGCGATATGCTGCAAGGTTTTTCAAagacgtttttatttttttttaccattttatgcatttcttgtaAAGataatatggattttttttattccatgcaAGACATGCGCGTATGTGTATCTCATTGTGATAGACGACATCGCAACTCCATAATCTGCTGTGACAATGCTGGGGGAAATCGTCTTCCCCCGCATCTtgctcgcaaaaaaaaaaaaggaagtatgGGGGAAGCACGAAGGCATTCATTTTGTGCGCGTGTATTTTATGGAGAATCTTCTGTGGGTTTGCTCTGAGTAGCCTAGCAActttaaaatgaccaaaaaaagaaagaattaaaaaaaaaaaagctatatgGAAGACGACGAGACAAAATGTATTAAGCAGCCAGAGGATAAGAGAAAGTTGCGCATATTTTCATGCTTGGCTTGCATTGGCTACTGTGCATGGCCCAGCTGCTATTTGTGGTCATGCTCACACAGTGTTGGTTTGTGTTAGTGTGTCACCCACGTCTGGGGAGACGTGaacgcgtgcgtgtgtatgtctgtgtgtacatgtgcgtgcgcgcgtgtgtggtgAGGAGATAGAGAGAGTCCTCCAGGCATCTCTACCATCCCCCTTGCCTTCACCACATCACAAAGTGGATCGGCTGCAAATGTCACATGTATTCGCGTAATgtcaaaagaaataaatgagcACAGACTATTtggatgatttaaaaacaaatatttcaacaaTCGACAAGgatataatatttaaaaattggCTCTATTTACTATTTATTCTGGATCAAGTCGAAATTCAACAATATTAAAATACATCGATTTATAATTATATTTACCTCTCATGATGATTTCTTTTATCTGTTTAGGACAGACATAGattatttttgcctttttaTTCTTCAAAAGGTCTGTTAAATTTGTTATCAAGGAGACCGATTTACCTTCTGTTGCTACAAAAAGGATTAATTCTACCCCATGTGAGCGTGCTCACACGCCCGCGTGTGTGGGGGGCTGATACGGAGGGGCTTAGTTGCATTTTAACACTGCTGACTGGGAGAAGTAATCTCTGATAGTTGCCATGGTCACCGTAATTGGAAagagtgtgtgcgcgcgtgtgttttAGCGTGAAGTGTGGTGAAATTTTATTCAAACGAATTCGCTAGCATTTGTTTCAACATTTAGATTTGTTGCAATTTTCTCACATCGAAATAAATGTAAGTATggaaactttgaaaaaaaaaaagattattatcGAAATTAGAGATTTATTAGTGCAGGTGCACAAACACACGAATTACCATTTGACCCCAAAAGAGGAAGTAGCTGCCCTATATGGCTTGAAGGACCACAAAGTGAATAAAGCTGTTGTGACAGACTCTGTGGTGAGGGGGGTGTAAGAATGAGTGTGTGTTTTGATTGTCATGGAGAGATAGAGgctaaaatgtgtgtgtgtgtgtgtgagcgcctgtgtgtgtgtgtgcgcgcctgtgtgtatgtgtgagtgatGCATGGGTATGTGTGTGCGCTCACAGTTATGACAGGTTGTGGAGAAAAGTCATGGAGGTTGAAGGGGAGGTGACGGTAGTGTGGCTCTGAAATATCAAGTGTCCTAAGTCAAACCTTTGTCTGTCCACAAAATTGGAGtaaatgtgacattttgtgGCTCATTTTAAGCACCCGTTGTTGTTCATGAAAATAACATCTACTATTTGTGCAGATCATAAACAAGAGCAATGTGTGTGTAGATGTAATGGGTGGTCCATACATTTCCCCCAAATTCCTGATGGCCACCATGCCCCTGTTATCAAAAAGAAATGCTTATTGATATGCTTTGGTTTATTGTGTTATATTTAATGTTACTAATGGTCAAATGTTTACAGATTAATAACAGTACAGTTAGCATTTTAAGTGCCacaacaatttatttatttattgtgtaacaaataaataagtaaaatgGACGTGTATATTTATTCAAAACATAACAACTGGTCGGAAATTGACATTTGGTATAAAAAGCATGACTAaatacagaaataaataaatacattccattccattctggCCAGTGGCGGTGGAGTGGCCCTCGCCACACCTGGCAACCCCCTAGTGGCACCctagagaaacaaaagaaaagatcGATCATCATGTTAAAAAAACTTGACATGTTAAGATTTGAAATAATCATAATTGTTACTTTATATTGTCATACCACATAATTCacaccataaaaaaataaaatcccaacTTCACTACTAGAGTAGTTCAGTTTTCACATCAGTGTAATTTTAGCACATTAGATTTACATTTGCAATACCAAACTAATTTTGAATATTGCAGTCTTTTTCTTTCCAGTAAAGAAGAAGCATCTTTTCATCTCTCGTTCACCTGATGACTTTTCCCACAAAGGTCAATGACAGGTGATTTTGATTTTCCAACATGTTCGTGGATTGTGTGTGACGCATCCGCTATGTTTGTGGATGGTGTATCACATCTGCCGTGTTTGCAGATTTCGACAGcatatgtgtgagtgtgtgcgtgcgtgtgtgtgtatgacttGAGTGCAAAATGTCCACATTTGTGGACTCTATTGCAGCGTTCTGCTCTCCTCATCGCTCAACTCCCCCACATGCCTTGTTGGAGACTAACTGTCCTTTTGTGCCTCGACAAAATGGAGGCATCACAAGAGCGCCAGTATAAGCGGGATGGACATTCCTATCAGACCTTTGAGGTaccctgtgtttgtgtgtgtgtgtgtgtgtgcgtgtgtgtgtgcatgtgtgtgtgagagagtgagagagagaaagagagcgagagagacagagacgtGAGGGCATGTGCATTTGAAGCATTCACTGAGATGAGAGTAAGTAAGCATGTTTTGTGTCTATTGGTCATGTAAGTGAGTACGTCACCGTGTTGTGTGTATA
This region of Syngnathus typhle isolate RoL2023-S1 ecotype Sweden linkage group LG2, RoL_Styp_1.0, whole genome shotgun sequence genomic DNA includes:
- the LOC133145285 gene encoding vesicular inhibitory amino acid transporter-like — translated: MAHLIRHKLTNKLTNAAHTVSNKSQAKVSGVFARLGFQAATDEEGVGFAECDDLDYDYRQGMQMDVLQGDDEGGECGLEDGDSHYQRDGTGPKPQGLKTGGSLDEDKPKITSWEAGWNVTNAIQGMFVLGLPYAILHGGYLGLFLIIFAAVVCCYTGKILIACLYEENEDGIKVRVRDSYVDVANACCAPRFPALGGHVVNVAQIIELVMTCILYVVVSGNLMYNSFPGFPISQKAWSVVATAALLPCAFLKNLKAVSKFSLLCTLAHFVINVLVIAYCLSRARDWAWEKVKFYIDVKKFPISIGIIVFSYTSQIFLPSLEGNMQKPSEFHCMMDWTHISACILKGLFALVAYLTWADATKEVITDNLPGTIRAVVNLFLVAKALLSYPLPFFAAVEVLEKSLFQDGGGALFPDCYGPNGQLKSWGLGLRVALVVFTLLMAVFVPHFALLMGLTGSLTGAGLCFLLPSLFHLKLQWRNLLWHHVFFDVAIFVIGGICAISGFIHSIEGLIEAFKYNIHD